The Prinia subflava isolate CZ2003 ecotype Zambia chromosome 5, Cam_Psub_1.2, whole genome shotgun sequence genome window below encodes:
- the APIP gene encoding LOW QUALITY PROTEIN: methylthioribulose-1-phosphate dehydratase (The sequence of the model RefSeq protein was modified relative to this genomic sequence to represent the inferred CDS: inserted 1 base in 1 codon), with the protein MPRAPQAPARPPKEXPEQGPRAGRAMAAAGGDAAQDGLHPRNLIPELCRLFYGLGWVTGTGGGISLKLGDEIYIAPSGVQKERIQPEDMFVCDMNEQDISGPPLHKKLKKSQCTPLFMNAYTMRGAGAVIHTHSKAAVMATLLYPGSEFSITHQEMIKGIQKCTSGGYYRYDDTLVVPIIENTPEEKDLKERMARAMEKYPDSCAVLVRRHGVYVWGETWEKAKTMCECYDYLFDIAVQMKQHGLDPSKHPAGENGIL; encoded by the exons ATGCCCCGCGCTCCGCAGGCGCCCGCGCGGCCCCCAAAGG CCCCCGAGCAAGGACCCCGCGCTGGCCGCGCCATGGCGGCCGCCGGCGGGGACGCGGCGCAG gATGGGTTACATCCAAGGAATCTTATCCCAGAGCTTTGTAGGCTGTTTTATGGTTTAGGCTGGGTAACAGGAACTGGTGGAGGAATCAGCTTGAAACTTGG GGATGAAATCTACATCGCTCCTTCAGGAGTCCAGAAGGAAAGAATACAG CCAGAAGATATGTTTGTTTGTGACATGAATGAACAGGACATCAGTGGTCCTCCACTGCACAAGAAACTAAAGAAAAGCCAGTGCACACCTCTTTTTATGAATGCCTACACTATGAGAG gGGCAGGCGCAGTGATCCATACACATTCCAAGGCTGCTGTTATGGCTACCCTTCTTTACCCAGGGAGTGAGTTCTCTATTACCCATCAGGAGATGATAAAAGGAATCCAGAAGTGTACTTCAGGAGGCTATTACAG ATATGATGATACCCTAGTGGTTCCTATTATTGAGAATACTCCAGAAGAGAAGGATCTCAAGGAGAGAATGGCACGTGCAATGGAAAAATACCCAGACTCTTGTGCTGTCTTGGTCAGACGCCACGGTGTTTATGTATGGGGAGAGACATGGGAAAAAGCCAAAACGAT GTGTGAATGTTATGACTACTTGTTTGATATCGCAGTGCAGATGAAGCAGCATGGGCTAGATCCTTCAAAACATCCAGCGGGAGAAAATGGGATCTTGTAA